A stretch of Desulfitobacterium dichloroeliminans LMG P-21439 DNA encodes these proteins:
- a CDS encoding cell wall-binding repeat-containing protein, which yields MLKKRILSILLVLCMVLTMVPAEVFGEGEPPSPPTVTSVSATTTNGSYKQGDTIAITVTFSSAVTVTGTPRLGLETVTTDRTASYGFRGGTNTLTFIYTVQAGDSAEDLDYKATDSLKLNGGTIIAGATDAILTLPDPGAPGSLGANKDIVIDGIAPSAITISAQNTIPAGGSVTLTAVGGPLAIGSWTAIFNQIKANTAAGANWITGIAASDLTMSPAGDGVSATLNNGGASAATIAADFVITAANVVDRAGNMAAGNITIDSAHALVVGDVFTANITVGAAAVPCTYKIIEVPAGEGTFGKVQIGDGMNSAIAPDTAGQLIIPPTVVKDGKTYDVTAIGNNAFTNCTQLNGTLNLPASVTTIGVAAFDGCSGLTGTLNLPASVTTIGVAAFDGCSGLTGTLNLPASVTTIGVRAFTNCSGFTGNLTIPAGVTTISVYAFNGCSGLNGLSFAPGSQLTTIGPEAFQGCSNLTGTLTIPAGVTIIDPYAFEGCSGLTAVSFLGNTRPNMLEVGDVFLNCTLLATVYVPGTWEEGNSVTLPGIATAYTTANGKLIREIVEIAFNGLTANGVANTTTTTELTLTFDSSVTGLAAGDITLTGATKGALSATETNGVYKLAISDITVADSANVTVAVAKTGFAFTPSSKTAAVYVGSALVAPSITTTNLPGGTVGTAYSQTLAATGSTSITWSLDSSSLPAGLTLAAGTGTISGTPTTSGSVTFTVKATNGVSPDDTQELSITIAARPSSDGGGGGGSVPAPTPTPTAGIFTFTPTQLTEMISGNQAIQVENGLQITAQPQDIPRAEGEALVIKASEIKESNTLNSFYLTYPDQQGLRKGYNITFATEKDGQTNNITQLKGKITLTFQLTEEEIQSIDPSTLVVYKEGGDGGITTLVGTFDWENNAFSVTTDHLCNFYLMAQKGIPAQRLSGANRYETAAAISRQGWKTANNVVLASGEDYPDALVAATLAGVKDAPVLLTAKDSLSPETLREIQRLQAKNIYILGGSGVIALAVEDQLAQNYTTQRIYGVNRYETAVKMGELIQSDKANTANYNTSKTVILATGLDYPDALSIAPFAAQYALPILFTGKEALQEKTAQALRDWGIEEVILVGGSGVIAEAVGDTLENQLKIKITRLSGSDRYQTSLAIAQYFENYGVADQSNASTNNSAKLYTKAAFATGESYADALAGAALAGKERMPLFLVNESSLRTELSAFLQERQLQKIYVLGGEGALSEVVKKEISIKAQQ from the coding sequence TTGCTTAAGAAACGAATTCTCAGTATACTGCTGGTGCTCTGTATGGTGCTTACCATGGTGCCGGCTGAGGTGTTTGGGGAGGGCGAACCACCGTCACCACCAACAGTAACAAGTGTAAGTGCTACAACTACAAACGGTTCCTATAAGCAAGGAGACACGATAGCCATAACCGTAACCTTCAGCAGCGCGGTTACCGTAACCGGTACACCACGGTTGGGGCTGGAGACCGTAACAACGGACCGGACTGCAAGCTATGGTTTCAGAGGCGGCACAAATACCTTAACCTTCATTTACACGGTTCAGGCCGGAGACAGCGCGGAGGACCTTGACTATAAGGCCACAGATTCGCTGAAGTTAAACGGAGGAACCATTATAGCGGGAGCAACAGATGCAATTCTAACCTTGCCGGATCCCGGGGCACCAGGTTCTCTCGGGGCCAACAAGGACATCGTTATTGACGGAATTGCCCCGAGCGCAATTACCATATCAGCCCAGAACACCATTCCGGCAGGTGGAAGCGTCACCCTGACAGCCGTGGGAGGCCCGCTAGCCATTGGTTCCTGGACGGCCATCTTTAACCAAATCAAAGCAAACACAGCCGCAGGAGCAAACTGGATCACCGGAATTGCAGCGAGCGATTTAACCATGTCCCCGGCAGGCGACGGCGTAAGCGCGACCCTGAATAACGGCGGCGCCAGTGCGGCAACCATCGCCGCAGATTTTGTCATTACAGCGGCCAACGTTGTTGACCGCGCCGGTAATATGGCAGCAGGAAATATCACGATAGATTCGGCTCATGCCTTAGTAGTCGGCGATGTGTTCACCGCCAATATTACAGTGGGCGCTGCAGCTGTTCCCTGCACCTATAAAATTATAGAGGTGCCTGCGGGCGAAGGCACTTTCGGAAAGGTGCAGATCGGTGATGGTATGAATAGTGCAATTGCGCCAGATACCGCAGGTCAGCTAATCATTCCCCCTACTGTTGTAAAAGATGGCAAGACCTACGACGTTACTGCCATCGGTAATAATGCCTTCACTAACTGCACCCAGCTTAATGGCACCCTGAACCTACCCGCCAGCGTGACCACTATTGGTGTTGCAGCCTTCGACGGCTGCAGTGGTCTTACCGGCACCCTGAACCTACCCGCCAGCGTGACCACTATTGGTGTTGCAGCCTTCGACGGCTGCAGTGGTCTTACCGGCACCCTGAACCTACCCGCCAGTGTGACCACTATTGGTGTTAGAGCCTTCACGAACTGCAGCGGTTTTACCGGCAATCTGACCATACCCGCCGGTGTGACCACTATCAGTGTTTATGCCTTTAATGGCTGCAGTGGTCTCAACGGCCTGAGCTTTGCTCCAGGCAGTCAGCTTACGACCATTGGTCCTGAAGCATTTCAAGGCTGCAGCAACCTGACCGGCACCCTGACCATACCGGCCGGTGTGACCATTATTGATCCATATGCTTTCGAAGGCTGCAGTGGTCTGACCGCTGTAAGCTTTCTGGGAAACACACGGCCTAATATGTTAGAGGTTGGTGATGTTTTTTTAAACTGCACGCTCCTTGCTACCGTCTATGTTCCCGGTACCTGGGAAGAGGGGAATTCGGTTACCCTTCCAGGTATTGCGACAGCCTATACGACCGCAAACGGAAAGCTGATCAGGGAGATTGTGGAGATTGCCTTCAACGGTCTGACTGCCAACGGGGTAGCAAATACCACCACAACAACCGAGCTGACTCTTACCTTTGACAGCAGCGTAACAGGACTTGCAGCCGGGGATATCACCCTGACTGGTGCAACCAAAGGTGCCTTAAGTGCCACAGAGACAAACGGCGTGTATAAACTGGCGATTTCCGACATTACCGTTGCCGACAGCGCCAATGTAACCGTAGCGGTTGCTAAAACAGGCTTTGCTTTTACCCCATCCAGCAAAACGGCGGCGGTGTATGTGGGTTCAGCACTGGTAGCTCCGAGTATCACCACCACCAACCTACCGGGGGGCACAGTGGGAACAGCGTATTCACAGACGCTTGCTGCCACAGGGAGTACGTCGATTACCTGGTCGCTGGACAGCAGTAGTTTGCCGGCAGGTTTGACCCTGGCCGCAGGCACCGGCACGATCAGCGGCACACCCACGACCAGCGGAAGCGTGACCTTCACGGTTAAAGCCACAAACGGAGTAAGTCCGGATGATACACAAGAGCTGAGCATCACCATCGCTGCCCGGCCATCATCAGACGGCGGAGGCGGTGGCGGTTCTGTCCCGGCCCCAACCCCAACCCCAACCGCCGGAATCTTTACCTTTACCCCTACTCAGCTTACGGAGATGATCAGCGGCAACCAGGCCATTCAAGTGGAAAACGGCCTGCAAATTACTGCCCAGCCGCAGGATATCCCCCGCGCCGAGGGTGAAGCCCTTGTGATCAAAGCCTCGGAAATCAAAGAATCAAATACCCTTAATTCCTTCTATCTGACCTATCCCGACCAACAGGGCCTTCGCAAAGGCTACAACATTACCTTTGCTACCGAGAAAGACGGACAGACCAATAATATTACCCAGCTAAAGGGGAAGATCACTTTAACCTTCCAGCTGACGGAAGAAGAAATCCAGAGCATCGATCCCAGTACACTAGTGGTTTATAAGGAGGGTGGTGACGGGGGCATTACGACTCTGGTCGGAACCTTTGACTGGGAAAACAATGCCTTTAGCGTCACCACCGACCACCTATGCAACTTCTATCTAATGGCTCAAAAAGGTATTCCGGCCCAAAGACTCAGTGGGGCCAATCGCTATGAGACTGCGGCGGCCATCAGCCGTCAGGGTTGGAAAACGGCTAATAATGTTGTCTTAGCCAGTGGTGAGGATTATCCTGATGCTTTGGTGGCAGCGACCCTGGCTGGGGTGAAGGATGCTCCGGTTCTCCTGACAGCTAAAGACAGCTTAAGTCCGGAGACATTACGGGAGATTCAGCGTCTGCAAGCTAAAAACATTTATATTCTGGGTGGTTCGGGAGTGATCGCTCTAGCAGTGGAGGACCAGTTGGCTCAAAACTATACTACTCAACGTATCTATGGTGTGAATCGCTATGAAACTGCCGTAAAGATGGGAGAGTTGATCCAGTCCGATAAGGCAAACACCGCTAACTATAACACATCAAAAACAGTCATCCTGGCAACGGGTCTAGATTATCCCGATGCCTTGAGTATCGCACCTTTTGCGGCTCAGTACGCACTGCCGATTCTCTTTACCGGAAAAGAAGCTTTGCAGGAAAAGACGGCTCAAGCTTTACGAGATTGGGGCATTGAGGAGGTTATCCTGGTGGGTGGCTCAGGGGTCATAGCCGAAGCTGTGGGAGATACTCTTGAAAACCAGCTAAAGATAAAAATCACTCGCCTCAGTGGCAGTGATCGTTATCAAACCAGTCTGGCCATAGCCCAATACTTTGAGAACTATGGCGTGGCAGATCAAAGCAATGCCAGTACAAACAACTCAGCAAAGCTATATACCAAAGCGGCTTTTGCAACAGGGGAAAGCTATGCCGATGCACTGGCTGGAGCAGCACTGGCCGGCAAAGAAAGAATGCCCCTCTTCCTGGTGAATGAATCCTCTCTCCGTACGGAGCTAAGTGCTTTTTTACAAGAGCGGCAGCTCCAAAAGATCTATGTCTTAGGAGGTGAAGGTGCACTTTCTGAGGTAGTGAAAAAGGAAATTAGTATTAAAGCCCAGCAATAG
- a CDS encoding LytR/AlgR family response regulator transcription factor, whose protein sequence is MLKIAICDDDVQELTRLTNLMKKYQAEKKATMKYVTFSNAIELLETMRKGIYDVLLLDILMPGVNGMEAAHEIRRFDSEVRIIFLTSSPEFAIESYAVDAYYYLLKPCAPEKLYPVLDSLFLDSHKEEAALNIKTASGVMRIPFSRLEFLEVINKKLYFHINDGSVKEIYGSLSDFEPELLSREEFVKVHRSCIVNMCCIQEINGRELITYAHQSAPISRLLYGKVREAYMQYLFVEKGIQP, encoded by the coding sequence GTGCTAAAGATTGCTATTTGTGATGATGATGTACAAGAGCTTACTCGTCTTACTAATCTAATGAAAAAATATCAAGCTGAGAAGAAAGCCACTATGAAATATGTGACTTTCTCCAATGCCATAGAACTTTTAGAAACCATGCGTAAAGGTATCTATGATGTCCTACTACTTGACATACTAATGCCTGGAGTAAATGGTATGGAGGCAGCTCATGAAATTAGGCGATTTGACAGTGAGGTAAGAATTATCTTCTTGACATCTTCACCTGAATTTGCAATTGAAAGCTATGCTGTCGATGCTTATTACTATTTACTCAAACCCTGTGCCCCAGAAAAGCTCTACCCTGTTCTGGATAGCCTTTTTCTGGATTCACATAAAGAAGAGGCTGCCTTAAATATTAAGACAGCCTCGGGAGTGATGCGTATACCCTTTAGTAGGCTAGAGTTTTTAGAAGTCATCAATAAGAAGCTATATTTTCACATCAATGATGGCAGTGTAAAAGAAATCTATGGTTCGCTCTCCGACTTTGAGCCTGAGCTACTGAGCCGTGAAGAGTTCGTTAAAGTGCACCGTTCGTGTATCGTAAATATGTGCTGTATACAGGAAATAAACGGCAGAGAACTTATTACATATGCTCATCAAAGCGCTCCTATATCAAGGCTACTTTACGGAAAAGTAAGAGAAGCTTATATGCAATATTTGTTTGTGGAAAAAGGGATCCAACCATAA
- a CDS encoding GHKL domain-containing protein, producing the protein MQLSVHLLLGTDFLYKSYPFFTHIPLIILLVIYYKKPINIALVSVLTAYLLCTPRKWIGTVVSSFWGYNSDISYLVQILITIPLLILIIKAAAPIIIGLKQEDHRVVSLFIYVPLTYYVIEYGITVYSDLLYSGGPAVVEFLDTAIAIVYFIFSIMYLKISKQKRDMALENANLQLLFKQSELEMSALKEAQKAVAIYRHDMRHHLSLIRGYLTDGEQQQALDYIQLTQADIEEMTPHRYSKNNTVNLILSSFAVKAKTHGVKFSVKANLPPSLPFLETELCALLSNGLENAMSAAALVTDPAYRMVRANCQTHKGNLLILIENSYAGQLILENGLPQRPGKDSEHGFGTKSIMMITDKHQGYCSFAAKNAIFTLKIVLPLGNS; encoded by the coding sequence GTGCAATTAAGTGTCCATCTGCTTTTGGGTACAGATTTTTTATATAAATCTTATCCCTTTTTTACCCATATCCCCTTGATTATACTCTTGGTAATCTATTACAAGAAACCTATCAACATCGCCTTAGTTTCTGTGTTGACTGCTTATTTACTATGCACACCACGGAAATGGATCGGTACAGTAGTTTCGTCCTTTTGGGGATATAACAGCGATATCTCTTATTTGGTACAAATCTTGATCACGATCCCTTTGTTGATCTTAATTATAAAAGCAGCAGCACCGATTATTATTGGTTTGAAGCAAGAAGATCATCGAGTTGTTTCCTTATTTATATATGTGCCTCTGACTTATTATGTAATCGAATATGGTATCACAGTATACAGTGACTTGTTATATAGTGGTGGACCTGCGGTGGTTGAATTCTTAGATACCGCCATTGCTATTGTTTACTTCATATTCTCCATCATGTATTTAAAAATATCCAAGCAGAAACGGGACATGGCACTTGAGAATGCTAACCTACAGCTACTTTTCAAACAATCCGAATTGGAAATGTCTGCCCTCAAAGAAGCCCAGAAAGCAGTAGCCATTTACCGGCATGATATGCGTCATCATCTTTCCCTAATCAGGGGTTATCTTACCGATGGTGAACAGCAGCAAGCCTTAGACTATATTCAGCTTACTCAAGCGGATATTGAAGAGATGACACCCCACCGCTACTCGAAGAACAACACTGTCAATCTTATTCTTTCTTCCTTCGCGGTCAAAGCAAAGACCCACGGTGTCAAATTCTCGGTGAAGGCTAACTTGCCGCCGAGCCTTCCATTTCTCGAAACTGAGCTTTGCGCTTTGCTATCCAACGGGCTTGAAAATGCCATGAGTGCTGCGGCACTAGTAACCGATCCCGCGTATAGAATGGTGCGCGCTAACTGCCAAACTCATAAGGGTAACTTGCTTATCCTCATAGAGAATAGCTATGCCGGCCAATTAATATTGGAGAACGGTCTGCCCCAAAGGCCAGGCAAGGACTCCGAGCACGGCTTCGGCACCAAAAGTATCATGATGATCACCGATAAACACCAAGGCTACTGCTCCTTTGCAGCTAAGAATGCTATTTTTACTCTTAAAATTGTGCTGCCCTTAGGCAATAGTTAA
- a CDS encoding LemA family protein: MSTQRRLVVLDENINNAMSQIGVQLSSRFDALTALLDLTKGYAKHESETLIETIKSRRSVITAKSTPNEVLRQEGIIAEALGRIAMVAEQYPELKANETYAETMDAVNTYENLVRNSRLIYNDSVTKLNREIRMFPVLLIAGMLGFRQRDYLQEQEGKTVMPSMK; encoded by the coding sequence ATGTCCACACAGCGTAGATTAGTAGTGTTAGATGAGAACATCAATAATGCCATGAGTCAGATAGGGGTTCAGCTATCCTCACGCTTTGATGCTCTGACGGCCCTGCTGGATTTAACGAAGGGCTATGCCAAGCATGAAAGTGAAACTCTAATCGAGACGATTAAGTCCCGTCGTAGTGTCATTACTGCCAAATCAACCCCGAACGAGGTCTTACGCCAGGAGGGGATCATAGCGGAAGCGTTAGGCAGGATTGCCATGGTGGCTGAGCAGTACCCAGAGCTTAAAGCTAACGAAACCTATGCTGAGACAATGGATGCTGTCAATACATATGAAAACCTGGTGCGCAACAGCCGTCTTATTTATAACGATAGTGTGACAAAGCTGAATCGCGAGATCCGCATGTTTCCTGTGTTGCTCATCGCCGGTATGTTGGGCTTTCGGCAAAGAGATTACCTGCAGGAGCAGGAAGGCAAGACGGTTATGCCGAGCATGAAATGA
- a CDS encoding fumarylacetoacetate hydrolase family protein has translation MSLRNIYCVGRNYRLHAEELNNAVPEAPLIFTKPTHAYTEAKGQIIKMPTDKGAVHYEVELVIHLDQDYEEGMSADELIDKISIGVDFTLRELQEELKKKGYPWLPAKGFPNSALCSPWMPFAGLEAIKEYDFALLKNGQEVQHGNIKDMIFDIPEILEYVAKEFGLGAGDVIFTGTPAGVGKIQDGDHLILKWQDTKVGECQIGF, from the coding sequence ATGTCGCTTCGAAATATTTACTGCGTGGGTCGCAACTACCGATTGCATGCAGAAGAGTTAAATAATGCGGTGCCGGAAGCCCCGTTGATTTTTACCAAACCAACTCATGCTTATACGGAGGCTAAGGGGCAGATCATTAAAATGCCGACCGACAAAGGGGCTGTGCATTATGAAGTGGAGCTCGTCATCCATCTCGACCAAGACTACGAAGAAGGAATGAGCGCCGATGAACTGATTGATAAGATTTCAATTGGGGTGGACTTCACCCTAAGAGAATTGCAAGAAGAACTGAAAAAGAAAGGTTATCCTTGGTTGCCTGCTAAAGGGTTTCCCAATTCTGCTCTTTGTTCTCCGTGGATGCCGTTTGCCGGTCTTGAGGCTATCAAGGAATATGATTTCGCTCTGCTGAAGAATGGGCAAGAAGTCCAGCATGGGAATATAAAAGATATGATTTTCGACATTCCTGAGATCTTAGAATATGTCGCCAAGGAATTTGGACTCGGAGCCGGGGATGTTATCTTCACGGGAACTCCGGCAGGGGTCGGGAAAATACAGGATGGGGATCATTTAATCCTCAAATGGCAAGACACTAAAGTTGGTGAGTGCCAAATCGGTTTCTAA
- a CDS encoding SHOCT domain-containing protein, giving the protein MGLFSSKKNPCGICGGATPRIFARVIEEQPLCSDCNDRIDMEPSLQDNLTLQSIKEHFVYLEENQVLRDNFVISKDLDFGFFCEKVIFDFYNKLFCMSGEPDKMVFAGSHLKSFTIKEDQETLFEGSSAGLKRYTSSVPDRVAALAPQLAMVRMTAQVANQLDRDEDNKNSYRPRMDMPEPFEEFHIELKLEHPYWQTIEFKVSGPDFNNTHPDANSFMREYDQTAAKLEELAGSLMHIAFPDAEEMLVGWVNPLQQAMAAERPVDSIEEIRRFKGLLEEGLITEEEFAAKKKQLLGI; this is encoded by the coding sequence ATGGGATTATTTTCATCCAAGAAAAACCCTTGCGGAATTTGTGGGGGGGCAACCCCGAGGATTTTTGCCAGAGTGATTGAAGAACAGCCCCTTTGCAGTGATTGTAACGATAGAATCGATATGGAGCCCAGCTTGCAGGATAATTTGACCCTTCAAAGTATCAAAGAGCATTTTGTGTATTTGGAGGAAAACCAGGTACTGCGCGACAACTTTGTGATATCAAAAGATCTCGATTTTGGGTTTTTCTGTGAAAAAGTTATCTTTGATTTTTATAATAAGCTTTTTTGTATGAGTGGAGAACCTGACAAGATGGTTTTTGCAGGTAGCCATCTCAAGTCTTTTACGATTAAAGAGGATCAGGAGACTCTTTTTGAAGGATCTTCTGCTGGATTAAAGCGTTATACGAGCAGTGTGCCTGACCGTGTTGCCGCTCTAGCTCCTCAGTTGGCTATGGTTAGAATGACAGCGCAGGTAGCTAATCAGCTTGATCGGGATGAAGATAACAAAAATAGCTATCGCCCAAGAATGGATATGCCTGAGCCCTTTGAAGAATTTCACATTGAGCTGAAGCTGGAGCATCCTTATTGGCAGACTATCGAATTTAAAGTAAGTGGCCCGGATTTCAACAATACCCACCCCGATGCGAACTCCTTTATGCGTGAGTATGATCAGACTGCGGCTAAGTTAGAAGAGCTAGCTGGCTCCTTGATGCATATTGCTTTCCCGGATGCGGAGGAAATGCTTGTGGGTTGGGTTAATCCTTTACAACAGGCAATGGCAGCGGAAAGGCCGGTGGACAGCATCGAAGAGATTAGACGCTTTAAAGGCTTGCTGGAAGAAGGTCTTATCACAGAGGAGGAGTTTGCAGCTAAGAAAAAACAGCTCTTAGGAATCTAG
- a CDS encoding DUF2207 family protein — MKTMMRYSCGILLVVLLLTIGPKPTYAQNHVRTIDIEAVIYDDGSMYITQVWEGDFDEGTEIYIPMAAPDYLQISDLRVADHNGVYQVVEPWDLEAGFAEKASKCGLNYTEEGYEICFGLSEYGTNRYAIEYRLKNVIGSYTDLDGVNFRFANKGMNTTPTDVKVDIRLADGTPLKDEGSDIWAFGYEGQVLFEDGAIRAYTEKPLTEYNHVTVMLSLEKGLLNPSRTESVSFAEVREQAFQDSDYDDEGSGEEVSALAVFLTVALSIGIPLALILLISKLRKRSAAKKMQEFGQRWGYFREVPNSGNVQATYALGRLFELCEEGAILGTGMLRLIQLGCLAPVRLEEVGFMGKTKEIVSLELKGSNHKEMNEYDEYLYTVLEGAAGSDGILQPKELPRFAERNDTLLRNYLDQSNAGGLKYLQERQCLTSWEPPLKLKHLTPSGEKELGELVGFKQYLEDFSLVAERGVETMPIWQELLSYALLFGIADKVAEQMQEVYPQLGREVEQYSQNLKTSYAYSHLLVTHMLQAEERRAQAARSKGSGGFSSLGGGGGSIGGGRGGGTR; from the coding sequence ATGAAAACAATGATGAGATATAGCTGCGGAATTTTGCTAGTTGTTTTGCTGTTAACTATTGGCCCTAAGCCGACTTATGCTCAAAACCATGTCCGCACCATAGATATTGAGGCAGTCATCTATGACGATGGTTCAATGTATATTACCCAGGTCTGGGAGGGTGACTTTGACGAAGGAACCGAAATCTACATTCCTATGGCTGCTCCCGATTATCTGCAGATCAGTGACTTAAGAGTGGCTGACCACAATGGTGTCTATCAGGTTGTGGAGCCTTGGGATCTGGAGGCCGGCTTTGCGGAGAAAGCCTCCAAATGTGGGCTCAACTACACGGAGGAAGGTTATGAGATCTGCTTCGGACTTAGCGAGTACGGCACCAACCGTTATGCGATTGAGTATCGGCTGAAAAATGTCATTGGTAGCTATACCGATCTCGATGGAGTGAATTTTCGCTTTGCCAACAAGGGTATGAATACGACTCCCACGGATGTGAAAGTAGACATACGCTTAGCTGATGGAACACCTCTCAAGGATGAAGGCAGTGACATCTGGGCTTTTGGTTATGAGGGACAGGTGCTTTTTGAAGATGGGGCCATTAGAGCCTATACAGAAAAACCGCTTACTGAATACAACCATGTGACAGTCATGCTGAGCCTTGAGAAGGGTCTTCTGAATCCCTCAAGAACGGAGAGTGTTAGCTTCGCAGAGGTCAGAGAGCAAGCCTTTCAAGATAGCGATTATGACGATGAAGGCTCAGGGGAGGAAGTCTCAGCGCTAGCAGTATTTTTAACGGTAGCGCTCTCTATTGGGATCCCGCTGGCCCTTATCCTGCTGATTAGCAAGCTAAGAAAGCGCAGTGCAGCTAAGAAGATGCAAGAGTTCGGGCAGCGCTGGGGATATTTTCGCGAGGTTCCCAACAGCGGCAATGTTCAAGCAACTTACGCCTTGGGCAGATTGTTTGAGCTTTGTGAGGAGGGCGCTATCTTGGGGACGGGAATGCTGCGCTTGATTCAATTGGGTTGTTTAGCCCCTGTCCGGCTGGAAGAAGTGGGATTTATGGGCAAGACAAAGGAAATTGTTAGCTTAGAGCTTAAAGGCAGTAACCACAAAGAGATGAACGAATATGATGAGTATTTGTATACAGTTTTAGAAGGAGCAGCAGGGTCTGATGGAATTTTACAGCCAAAGGAATTGCCAAGGTTTGCTGAAAGAAATGATACCTTGCTACGAAATTATCTTGATCAATCGAATGCAGGGGGACTTAAGTATTTGCAGGAAAGGCAATGCCTGACAAGCTGGGAGCCGCCTTTAAAACTAAAGCATCTAACTCCTAGTGGCGAAAAAGAGTTAGGCGAGCTAGTGGGCTTTAAGCAGTATCTGGAGGATTTTTCCTTGGTGGCCGAGCGGGGAGTGGAAACAATGCCTATCTGGCAAGAGCTCTTATCCTATGCCTTGCTCTTTGGCATTGCGGACAAGGTTGCGGAACAGATGCAGGAAGTCTATCCGCAGCTGGGGCGAGAAGTGGAGCAATACAGCCAAAACTTAAAGACATCTTATGCCTATAGTCATCTGTTGGTAACTCACATGCTTCAAGCTGAAGAAAGACGAGCCCAGGCAGCCCGTAGCAAGGGTAGTGGTGGGTTTTCATCCTTGGGAGGCGGTGGAGGCTCAATAGGCGGTGGTCGTGGCGGTGGAACAAGGTAA